In one Deinococcus detaillensis genomic region, the following are encoded:
- a CDS encoding IclR family transcriptional regulator, which produces MLTTVAKAFQVLSLFTPTRPVWGATSVAAELGLKKSTAHDLLGSLAELGMLHRQGGQYTAGLKLLSLARSAEGTFPWLDATRREMVTLAAQTGEAIHLSTLQGYRLLDLEEVQGVGAVRVVFDSQMPPHCTAMGKVLLSDVPPEELARLTSNYTLRALTPNSITTADELHGELARVAEQGYAYDVEEVYEGVCCIAVPVRSERGKTLASISVSAPAFRFYKHKDELRSAVLAAGARLSSALSSPAPSTSAHSNSAHNSLTSNRT; this is translated from the coding sequence ATGCTTACGACCGTTGCCAAAGCCTTTCAGGTGTTGTCTTTATTTACCCCGACCCGTCCGGTCTGGGGCGCGACCAGTGTGGCGGCAGAACTCGGTCTCAAAAAATCCACCGCCCATGATCTGCTGGGCAGCCTCGCCGAACTGGGGATGCTGCACCGGCAGGGTGGGCAGTACACCGCCGGCCTCAAGCTGCTGAGCCTTGCCCGCAGCGCTGAGGGCACTTTTCCGTGGCTGGACGCCACCCGCCGCGAAATGGTGACGCTGGCGGCTCAAACGGGTGAAGCCATTCACCTCAGCACCTTGCAGGGCTACCGCCTGCTCGATTTGGAAGAAGTGCAGGGCGTCGGCGCGGTGCGGGTGGTGTTCGACAGCCAAATGCCGCCGCACTGCACCGCTATGGGAAAGGTGCTGCTCTCCGATGTACCGCCGGAAGAGCTGGCCCGCTTAACTAGCAATTACACCTTGCGGGCGCTGACGCCCAACTCGATCACCACCGCTGACGAGCTTCACGGCGAACTGGCGCGGGTGGCCGAGCAGGGCTACGCCTACGACGTGGAAGAAGTCTACGAAGGCGTGTGCTGCATCGCCGTGCCGGTACGCAGCGAGCGCGGCAAAACGCTGGCCAGTATCAGCGTCTCAGCTCCGGCTTTCCGGTTTTACAAGCACAAAGACGAGCTAAGGAGCGCCGTGCTGGCCGCCGGAGCGCGGTTGTCATCGGCCCTGAGCAGCCCCGCTCCCAGCACTTCAGCCCACAGCAACTCGGCACACAACAGTCTCACTTCAAACCGCACTTAG
- a CDS encoding alpha-mannosidase, which translates to MTNALSTEQNLLRLANRLTELAAWRDLAAVPLALTFQWSGGTQLLKEGDAWPARELPVTFSAVLSVPEQWQGEPVILDLALGGEALVLLGGVARGGLNPYHSEIWLGETVAPELELRVEAVPRGLFGTPAYAPKVERARVLLPDLQVRALCEDLAAAHEAALELLKLGRSEIADLIADALSDVLNQIPIPRGDGAAYLTRAWQQPDLRANLSGLWDEWNFAGLPLPYPDANRPALAAAQQALAAKLDAIRQRYPAEGRLVLSGHAHIDLAWLWPLAETRRKIRRTFATVLSLMERYPDFTFNQSSAQIYAYLEQDDPALFERIKARVAEGRWDVVGGMWVEPDGNLISGESWVRQLLYGQRYFASRFGVQARVCWLPDTFGYAANLPQLLRGAGIPYFFTTKLTWNETNTFPYDLYRWEALDGSQVLAHSFRNTGQGYNGTLGAHDTLATWKNFRGKRQHQTSLFSFGWGDGGGGPTFEMLERFGRQRDFAGLPQLQMTRVAEFYDGVEAQASTLPVWVGEQYFELHRGTYTTQARIKQLNRALEHALTDAETAASLAFKLLGRPYPRETFGPLWEVLLRNQFHDILPGSGVKAIYDDARQELESALDAAEQQRNAALQALSDAHGSGERLVIWNLTFDERPLSLRLPSQTGIKLSAPDGTPIQTERQGDGLIVCGEVRVPGLGYVCLLVEEGTSEVFASDHNLALENEHLRVVINPDGSLASLYDKASGRESLEGSGNQLWLYPDVPREWEAWELDASYSQGGERLTAAEAPERLMGQLEQAVRVRYDAQGSDVVQTYRLRCGSRRLEIDTRAEWRGRRLMLRSLTPVQVRTAQASFETAFGTVQRSTTTNTSWEAAQFEVPGHRFADLSEADFGVSLLTDSKYGYSAKGNVLGLSLLRSPISPDPSADAGVHDFTYALYPHALDWRNGTLREAHDLNAPLLAFRSSAKGKNDQASAQLLSVGHPALRLSALKLCEDSDALLLRVYDAHGTRGDVRPQGLGVEKWTAVNLLEEEQDSELSFTPYRVVSLKSEP; encoded by the coding sequence ATGACCAATGCCCTGAGTACCGAACAGAACCTGCTGCGCCTCGCCAACCGCCTCACCGAATTGGCCGCCTGGCGCGACCTCGCCGCCGTGCCGCTGGCGCTTACCTTCCAATGGAGCGGCGGCACTCAACTGCTCAAAGAAGGCGATGCCTGGCCTGCCCGCGAATTGCCGGTGACGTTCAGCGCGGTACTGAGCGTGCCCGAGCAGTGGCAAGGCGAGCCGGTTATCCTTGACCTGGCACTCGGCGGCGAAGCATTGGTGCTGCTCGGCGGGGTGGCGAGGGGCGGCCTCAACCCCTACCACTCCGAAATCTGGCTGGGCGAGACTGTTGCGCCTGAGCTGGAACTCAGGGTGGAAGCTGTGCCGCGTGGCTTGTTCGGCACGCCCGCCTACGCGCCTAAGGTCGAGCGGGCCAGAGTGCTGCTGCCCGATCTGCAAGTTCGTGCCCTCTGCGAAGACCTGGCAGCGGCTCACGAAGCGGCGCTGGAACTCCTTAAGCTTGGCCGCAGCGAGATTGCCGACCTGATCGCTGACGCCCTGAGTGACGTACTCAATCAGATTCCGATTCCACGCGGCGACGGCGCAGCTTACCTGACCCGCGCCTGGCAGCAGCCCGACTTGCGGGCCAATCTCAGCGGCTTGTGGGACGAATGGAACTTTGCAGGCTTGCCCCTCCCCTACCCCGACGCAAACCGCCCCGCACTGGCGGCGGCCCAGCAAGCCTTGGCCGCCAAGCTGGACGCCATTCGGCAGCGTTACCCCGCCGAGGGCCGACTGGTGCTGTCAGGCCACGCCCACATTGATCTGGCCTGGCTGTGGCCGCTGGCGGAAACCCGCCGCAAGATTCGCCGCACCTTCGCCACCGTACTCTCCCTGATGGAGCGCTACCCCGATTTCACCTTCAACCAGTCCTCGGCCCAGATTTACGCTTACCTCGAACAAGATGATCCGGCCCTGTTTGAGCGCATCAAGGCAAGGGTGGCTGAGGGCCGCTGGGATGTGGTCGGCGGCATGTGGGTCGAACCCGACGGCAATTTGATTTCCGGCGAGTCGTGGGTACGGCAACTTCTCTACGGCCAGCGCTATTTCGCTTCACGCTTCGGGGTACAGGCGCGGGTCTGCTGGCTGCCCGACACCTTCGGCTACGCCGCCAATTTGCCGCAATTGCTGCGCGGCGCGGGCATTCCGTACTTTTTTACCACCAAGCTGACCTGGAACGAAACCAATACTTTTCCCTACGACCTCTACCGCTGGGAAGCGCTGGACGGCTCGCAAGTGCTGGCCCACAGTTTCCGCAACACCGGCCAGGGCTATAACGGCACGTTGGGCGCACATGACACGCTGGCCACTTGGAAGAACTTCAGGGGGAAGCGGCAGCACCAGACCAGCCTGTTCAGCTTCGGCTGGGGTGACGGCGGCGGCGGCCCCACGTTTGAAATGCTGGAGCGCTTTGGCCGTCAGCGCGACTTCGCGGGCCTGCCCCAGCTCCAGATGACCCGCGTGGCCGAGTTTTACGACGGGGTGGAAGCGCAGGCCAGCACTTTGCCCGTCTGGGTGGGCGAGCAATATTTCGAGCTGCACCGGGGCACTTACACCACTCAGGCCCGCATCAAACAGCTCAACCGCGCTCTGGAACACGCCCTGACCGACGCCGAAACCGCCGCGAGTCTGGCGTTTAAGCTGTTGGGTCGGCCTTACCCGCGTGAGACATTCGGGCCGCTCTGGGAAGTGCTGCTCCGAAACCAGTTTCACGACATCCTGCCTGGATCGGGCGTCAAAGCCATTTACGACGATGCCCGCCAAGAGTTGGAGTCCGCCCTTGATGCCGCCGAACAGCAGCGGAACGCAGCTTTACAAGCCCTCAGCGACGCGCACGGCAGCGGGGAGCGTTTAGTCATCTGGAATCTCACCTTTGACGAGCGCCCTTTGTCGCTGCGCTTGCCATCTCAAACTGGTATAAAGCTCAGCGCTCCAGACGGGACGCCCATACAGACCGAGCGGCAAGGCGACGGGCTGATCGTCTGCGGCGAAGTGAGGGTGCCGGGCTTGGGTTATGTTTGCCTCCTGGTGGAGGAAGGAACGTCGGAAGTTTTTGCGTCCGACCACAATCTGGCGCTGGAAAACGAGCACTTACGAGTCGTTATCAACCCCGACGGCAGCTTGGCGTCCCTTTACGACAAGGCCAGCGGGCGCGAGAGTTTGGAGGGCAGCGGCAACCAACTCTGGCTCTATCCCGACGTGCCACGCGAGTGGGAAGCCTGGGAACTGGACGCCAGCTACTCGCAGGGCGGCGAGCGCTTGACGGCTGCTGAAGCCCCAGAACGCTTGATGGGCCAACTGGAACAGGCCGTGCGAGTGCGATACGACGCGCAGGGCAGCGACGTGGTGCAGACCTACCGCTTACGGTGCGGCTCACGGCGGCTGGAGATCGACACGCGGGCCGAGTGGCGGGGCCGCCGCCTCATGCTGCGTTCACTGACGCCGGTGCAGGTGCGGACTGCTCAAGCCAGCTTTGAGACGGCGTTCGGCACGGTGCAGCGCTCCACAACCACCAACACCTCCTGGGAAGCGGCCCAGTTTGAAGTGCCGGGCCACCGCTTCGCCGATCTGAGCGAGGCCGACTTCGGGGTGAGCCTGCTGACCGATTCCAAATATGGCTACAGCGCCAAAGGCAACGTGCTGGGCCTGAGCTTGCTGCGCTCCCCGATCAGCCCCGATCCCAGCGCCGACGCCGGAGTGCATGACTTTACCTATGCGCTTTATCCGCACGCCTTGGATTGGCGAAACGGCACGCTGCGCGAGGCCCACGACCTCAACGCGCCGCTGCTGGCGTTCAGGAGTTCGGCAAAAGGCAAAAACGATCAGGCCAGTGCCCAGCTTCTGAGTGTGGGCCACCCCGCGCTGCGGCTAAGCGCCCTCAAGCTCTGCGAGGATAGTGACGCCTTGCTGCTGCGGGTGTATGACGCGCACGGCACACGCGGCGACGTGAGGCCGCAGGGCTTGGGCGTGGAGAAATGGACGGCGGTGAACTTACTGGAAGAGGAGCAAGATAGTGAGCTGAGCTTCACACCCTACCGGGTGGTGAGTTTGAAGAGCGAGCCGTAA
- the pdhA gene encoding pyruvate dehydrogenase (acetyl-transferring) E1 component subunit alpha: protein MTAALTLPPDPRLEGTLSVLSPSGELLRPDLVPGDEILLKLYTGMRRARVFDDRAMVLQRQGKLGVYPCFGGMEATQVGAALALQDGDWVLPTYRGTALAMMRGMTLAQILLAWRGHPAGYQVDPKLHILPFYIPIANQIPHTAGIALAEKRRGTGLLAMAFIGDGGTSEGDFHVGVNFAGAFCAPAIFVIENNGWAISTPTSVQTAAKNLASRAEGYGMPGIRVDGNDVLAMYHVTLEAAERARRGEGPTLIEAITYRILPHTSSDDPKRYRQETEADAWRGRDPGMRLRAYLESRGMWSEEQEQDVMKGMEAEIKAAMLEADQAAPIEPEALLEHIYAEPLAEMKDQLAEIRALEALK, encoded by the coding sequence ATGACCGCTGCCCTAACACTACCGCCCGATCCGCGTTTAGAAGGCACCCTCAGCGTCCTCTCGCCCTCCGGCGAACTGCTGCGCCCCGACTTGGTGCCAGGCGACGAAATTCTGCTCAAGCTCTACACCGGCATGCGCCGCGCCCGCGTTTTTGATGACCGGGCGATGGTCTTGCAGCGCCAAGGCAAACTCGGCGTTTATCCGTGCTTCGGCGGAATGGAAGCCACCCAAGTCGGCGCGGCGCTGGCCCTACAAGACGGCGACTGGGTACTGCCCACTTACCGGGGCACGGCACTGGCCATGATGCGCGGCATGACGCTGGCCCAGATTTTGCTGGCTTGGCGCGGCCATCCGGCGGGCTACCAAGTAGACCCCAAGCTCCACATCCTGCCATTTTACATTCCGATTGCCAACCAGATTCCGCACACGGCGGGCATCGCCTTGGCCGAAAAGAGGCGCGGCACTGGCCTGCTGGCAATGGCCTTCATCGGCGACGGCGGCACCTCCGAGGGCGACTTCCACGTCGGCGTCAACTTCGCGGGGGCGTTTTGCGCTCCGGCCATCTTCGTGATCGAAAACAACGGCTGGGCCATCAGCACGCCGACCAGCGTTCAAACGGCGGCCAAAAACCTCGCTTCACGCGCCGAGGGCTACGGCATGCCGGGTATTCGGGTCGACGGCAACGATGTGCTGGCCATGTATCACGTCACCCTCGAGGCCGCCGAGCGTGCCCGCAGAGGCGAGGGGCCGACCCTGATCGAAGCCATCACCTACCGGATTTTGCCGCACACCAGCAGCGACGATCCTAAGCGCTACCGCCAAGAAACCGAAGCCGACGCCTGGCGCGGACGCGATCCTGGCATGCGGCTCAGGGCTTATTTGGAAAGCCGGGGAATGTGGTCGGAGGAGCAGGAACAAGACGTCATGAAAGGCATGGAGGCCGAGATCAAAGCCGCCATGTTGGAAGCTGACCAAGCCGCGCCGATTGAGCCGGAAGCCTTGCTGGAACACATTTACGCCGAGCCGCTGGCCGAGATGAAAGATCAACTCGCCGAGATTCGGGCACTGGAGGCCCTCAAATGA
- a CDS encoding enoyl-CoA hydratase/isomerase family protein, producing MQFPSLSFAAHAGGLLELILSNPKTLNSADATMHRELANLWPAVDADAGVRVVLVRGAGRAFSSGGDLGLVQQMAESWDVRTRVWKEARDLVYNIINCSKPIVSAIHGACVGAGLAVALLSDISIAAPSAKILDGHVRLGVAAGDHAAIIWPLLCGLNKAKYHLLLGEPIGGEEAERIGLISLCVPEDELLPKAFEVAGRLSGSSQSAIRWTKYALNNWLRLAGPSFDASLALEFMGFSGPDVHEGVASLREKRQPDFTDDPDV from the coding sequence ATGCAGTTTCCCTCGCTGAGTTTCGCGGCTCACGCAGGCGGCCTGCTGGAACTGATTTTGTCCAACCCCAAAACGCTCAACTCGGCAGACGCCACTATGCACCGCGAGCTGGCTAATCTCTGGCCCGCCGTGGACGCCGACGCGGGCGTGCGTGTGGTGCTGGTGCGCGGCGCGGGCCGGGCCTTTTCGTCGGGCGGCGATTTGGGCTTGGTGCAGCAGATGGCCGAGTCGTGGGACGTTCGCACGCGGGTCTGGAAAGAAGCCCGCGACCTCGTCTACAACATCATCAACTGCTCCAAGCCCATCGTCAGCGCCATTCACGGGGCCTGCGTGGGTGCGGGGCTGGCCGTGGCGCTGCTCTCCGACATCAGCATCGCCGCTCCCAGTGCCAAGATTCTGGACGGTCACGTGCGGCTGGGCGTGGCGGCGGGCGACCACGCGGCGATCATCTGGCCGCTGCTGTGCGGCCTCAACAAAGCCAAATACCATTTGCTGCTAGGCGAGCCAATCGGCGGCGAGGAAGCCGAGCGCATCGGGCTCATCAGCTTGTGTGTGCCGGAAGACGAACTGCTGCCCAAGGCTTTCGAAGTCGCGGGGCGGCTGAGTGGCAGCAGCCAAAGCGCCATTCGCTGGACCAAGTACGCCCTCAACAACTGGCTGAGGTTGGCCGGGCCGAGTTTCGACGCCTCGCTGGCGCTGGAATTTATGGGCTTCTCAGGGCCGGACGTGCATGAGGGGGTAGCCTCACTACGCGAAAAGCGCCAGCCAGATTTCACTGATGACCCTGACGTTTGA
- a CDS encoding AMP-binding protein codes for MSSHSLSADYFNPAAETMPVPELRALQLAQLQATAERLSQRVPTYRAKFAAAGVTPGDLSSLSDLGRFPFTYKSDLRDTYPFGLYSVPRTELRRIHASSGTTGKATVVGYDQHDLDIFAEVVARSLYAAGARPGMLFHNAYGYGLFTGGLGTHAGGERLGLGVVPVSGGNTDKQVQLIEDFEPEVIACTPSYAMVLADALARRGHTPETISLKYAVLGAEPWTDTMRREVERRLGLKATNIYGLSEIIGPGVANEDVSEQSGSYLWEDHFYPEIVDPETGAVLPDGEFGVLVLSSMTRSAMPVLRYWTGDITRLLPADNSTGRTLRRMDGIQGRSDDMLILRGVNVYPSQLEAVLAHFTELRPHYQLVLSRSGAMDELLLKVESGRHDPVLSREVVIRIKAQVGVSVTCELCEDGSLPRSEGGKLKRVLDLRAVR; via the coding sequence ATGTCTTCTCATTCTTTATCTGCTGATTATTTCAATCCTGCCGCCGAAACCATGCCCGTTCCCGAGTTGCGGGCGTTGCAGCTCGCCCAGCTTCAGGCCACCGCCGAGCGCCTGAGCCAGCGGGTGCCGACTTACCGCGCCAAGTTCGCGGCGGCGGGCGTCACGCCGGGCGACCTGAGCAGCCTCAGCGATCTGGGCCGCTTTCCCTTCACCTACAAAAGCGATCTACGCGACACCTACCCGTTCGGCCTCTACTCGGTGCCGAGAACCGAGCTGCGCCGCATTCACGCCAGCAGCGGCACGACCGGCAAGGCGACGGTGGTGGGCTATGACCAGCACGACCTCGACATTTTCGCCGAGGTCGTGGCCCGCAGCCTCTACGCGGCGGGAGCGCGGCCCGGCATGCTGTTTCACAATGCCTACGGCTACGGCCTATTCACCGGCGGACTGGGCACCCACGCGGGCGGCGAGCGGCTGGGCCTCGGGGTGGTGCCGGTGTCGGGCGGCAACACCGACAAACAGGTGCAGCTCATCGAGGACTTCGAGCCGGAAGTGATCGCCTGCACGCCGAGCTACGCGATGGTGCTGGCCGACGCGCTGGCCCGGCGCGGCCACACGCCCGAGACCATCAGCCTGAAATACGCCGTGCTGGGCGCGGAACCCTGGACCGACACCATGCGCCGGGAAGTGGAGCGGCGACTGGGCCTGAAGGCGACCAACATCTACGGCCTGTCCGAGATTATCGGCCCCGGCGTCGCCAACGAGGACGTCAGCGAGCAGAGCGGCAGCTACCTCTGGGAAGACCATTTTTATCCCGAAATCGTCGACCCGGAAACCGGCGCGGTTTTGCCCGACGGCGAATTCGGCGTGTTGGTGCTGAGCAGCATGACCCGCAGCGCCATGCCAGTGCTGCGCTACTGGACCGGCGACATCACCCGCCTGCTGCCCGCTGACAACTCCACGGGCCGCACCCTGCGCCGGATGGACGGCATTCAGGGCCGCAGCGACGACATGCTGATCTTGCGCGGCGTCAACGTGTACCCCAGTCAGCTCGAAGCGGTGCTGGCCCATTTTACCGAGCTGCGCCCGCATTATCAGCTCGTGCTCTCGCGCAGTGGGGCGATGGACGAACTGCTGCTCAAAGTGGAGAGCGGGCGTCATGACCCCGTCCTGAGCCGCGAGGTGGTCATTCGCATCAAAGCCCAGGTCGGCGTCAGCGTGACCTGCGAGCTGTGCGAAGACGGCAGTTTGCCCCGCAGCGAGGGCGGCAAGCTCAAACGGGTGCTGGATTTGCGGGCGGTGCGTTAG
- a CDS encoding SulP family inorganic anion transporter encodes MTTRTTLNKPARFNLQQYKHEWLLNPRRDVLAGVVVALALIPEAIAFSIIAGVDPAVGLYASFIIAMVIAFIGGRPGMISAATGAMALLMTGLVKDHGLAYLFAATILTGVLQIVFGWARLARYLKFVPRSVMVGFVNALAILIFSAQLPQFVGANWQMYAMVAAGLAIIYLLPRIFKAIPSALVAIVALTLVSVFSGANVKTVGDMGVLPTSLPPFGLPQVPLTLETLGIIFPVALTLSLVGLLESLLTAQLVDERTDTTSDKNVESRGQGVANIVTGFFGGMAGCAMIGQSMINVTNGGRGRLSTFVAGAFLLLLILVLQPLLVQIPMAALVAVMIVVSVSTFDWSSLRTLRVFPKSESIVMLSTVAMTVLTRNLSLGVLVGVVLSALFFARKISQLSVVTHRDEPDGSRIYHVSGQLFFVSTHDFVHQFDFVHDAEQPASPVTIDLTHAHFWDGSAVGALDKVMLKYQRLGVPASLVGLNDASATLIERLAVHDKPGALSGEVGH; translated from the coding sequence ATGACCACAAGAACCACACTCAACAAACCCGCCCGTTTTAATTTACAGCAGTACAAGCACGAATGGCTGCTCAACCCGCGCCGCGACGTGCTGGCAGGCGTCGTGGTGGCGCTGGCGCTGATTCCTGAAGCCATCGCCTTCTCGATTATCGCCGGGGTCGATCCGGCGGTGGGCCTCTACGCCTCGTTCATCATCGCCATGGTGATCGCCTTCATCGGCGGGCGGCCCGGCATGATCAGCGCGGCGACGGGCGCGATGGCCCTGCTGATGACCGGTCTGGTCAAAGATCACGGCTTGGCGTATTTGTTTGCCGCCACCATCCTGACCGGCGTGCTGCAAATCGTGTTCGGCTGGGCCAGGCTGGCGCGGTATCTCAAATTCGTGCCGCGCAGCGTGATGGTCGGCTTTGTCAACGCGCTGGCGATCCTGATTTTCTCGGCGCAGCTTCCGCAGTTCGTCGGGGCCAACTGGCAGATGTACGCGATGGTCGCCGCAGGTCTGGCGATTATCTATTTGCTGCCGCGCATCTTCAAAGCCATTCCCAGCGCTCTGGTGGCCATCGTGGCGCTGACGCTCGTTTCGGTGTTCAGCGGCGCAAATGTCAAAACAGTGGGCGACATGGGCGTCCTGCCCACTTCCCTGCCGCCGTTCGGTTTGCCGCAGGTGCCGCTGACCCTCGAAACACTCGGTATCATCTTTCCAGTAGCACTGACCTTATCCTTGGTCGGCTTGCTGGAAAGCCTGCTGACTGCTCAACTCGTTGACGAGCGCACCGACACCACCAGCGACAAGAATGTGGAGTCGCGCGGGCAGGGCGTGGCCAACATCGTCACCGGCTTTTTCGGCGGGATGGCGGGTTGCGCCATGATCGGCCAGAGCATGATCAACGTGACCAACGGCGGGCGCGGCAGGCTTTCGACATTTGTGGCGGGGGCCTTTTTGCTGCTGCTGATTCTGGTGTTGCAGCCGCTGCTGGTGCAAATTCCGATGGCCGCTCTGGTCGCCGTGATGATCGTGGTCAGCGTCAGCACTTTCGATTGGAGCAGCCTCAGAACCCTGAGAGTGTTTCCCAAAAGCGAAAGCATCGTGATGCTCTCCACCGTGGCCATGACCGTGCTGACCCGCAATTTGTCGCTGGGGGTGCTGGTCGGCGTGGTGCTGAGCGCCCTGTTTTTTGCCCGCAAAATCTCGCAGCTCTCGGTAGTCACTCACCGCGACGAGCCGGATGGCAGCCGCATCTACCATGTCAGCGGGCAACTCTTTTTTGTCAGCACCCACGATTTCGTGCATCAGTTCGACTTTGTTCACGACGCCGAGCAGCCTGCCAGCCCCGTCACGATTGACCTGACCCACGCCCACTTCTGGGACGGCTCAGCGGTAGGAGCGCTCGACAAGGTGATGCTGAAATATCAGCGCCTCGGCGTTCCGGCCAGTCTGGTGGGGCTGAACGACGCCTCGGCCACCCTGATCGAGCGCCTGGCGGTGCATGACAAACCCGGAGCGCTGAGCGGCGAAGTGGGGCACTGA